Proteins from a single region of Aureibacter tunicatorum:
- a CDS encoding DEAD/DEAH box helicase: MEESLTFKDLNLSQQVQDSLEAMRFSNPTPIQAQAIPKIIEGKDLIACAQTGTGKTAAFLLPVISRLSENPSDSIDTLILTPTRELAIQIDQQLEGFSYFVPLSSISVYGGNSTQNWDQQRNSLINGVNIVIATPGRLIQHINQGYVNFDNINTVILDEADRMLDMGFYDDLIKITSNIKNDKQTLMFSATMPPKIKKLAKEALTEEHEEVTIAVSKTAEGVLQGAYMVYENQKIPVIKGLLQDKLDELQSVIIFCSSKLKVKNLEKELKAQKLNVASIHSDHDQDERSKVLLDFKNRKLPILIATDIVSRGIDIDSIGLVINYDVPKDPEDYVHRVGRTARANTKGIAITFITKDDEYQFNRIDKLLDKEVAKITLPEEFGDQPDYNANSRGKRKKFNNNGPRKKRKPSPKK, from the coding sequence ATGGAAGAGAGTTTGACTTTCAAGGACTTAAATCTAAGTCAACAAGTGCAAGACAGCTTAGAGGCAATGCGATTTTCAAATCCTACCCCAATACAAGCGCAAGCAATACCAAAAATCATTGAAGGCAAAGACTTGATAGCCTGCGCCCAAACTGGAACGGGAAAAACAGCAGCATTCCTTTTACCTGTCATCAGCAGACTCTCGGAGAATCCATCTGACAGTATCGACACTTTGATACTGACACCTACAAGAGAGCTAGCTATACAAATCGACCAACAACTTGAAGGTTTCAGCTATTTTGTGCCATTAAGCTCGATATCAGTATATGGTGGCAACTCGACGCAGAACTGGGATCAGCAGCGCAATTCTTTAATCAATGGCGTGAATATCGTCATTGCCACTCCAGGAAGGTTAATCCAGCACATTAATCAAGGATATGTCAACTTTGACAATATCAATACTGTGATTCTTGACGAAGCGGACAGAATGCTTGACATGGGCTTTTATGACGACTTGATCAAAATCACGTCGAACATCAAGAACGACAAGCAAACACTGATGTTCTCAGCGACTATGCCTCCCAAAATAAAAAAATTAGCTAAAGAAGCTCTGACTGAAGAACACGAAGAAGTTACCATAGCCGTGTCCAAAACAGCTGAAGGAGTGCTTCAGGGAGCTTACATGGTCTATGAAAATCAAAAAATCCCTGTAATCAAAGGCTTGCTCCAAGACAAACTTGATGAACTCCAAAGCGTTATCATTTTCTGTTCTTCAAAACTGAAGGTGAAAAATTTGGAAAAAGAACTTAAAGCTCAAAAGCTAAATGTAGCATCTATACATTCCGATCACGACCAAGACGAAAGATCCAAAGTTCTTCTAGATTTCAAAAACCGAAAACTCCCAATACTGATAGCCACAGATATAGTATCAAGAGGCATCGACATAGACTCTATTGGACTTGTCATCAACTACGATGTCCCTAAAGACCCCGAGGACTATGTTCATAGAGTTGGAAGAACAGCAAGAGCAAACACCAAAGGAATCGCTATTACCTTTATTACAAAAGATGATGAATACCAATTCAATCGTATTGACAAGCTTTTGGATAAAGAAGTCGCTAAGATTACTTTGCCTGAAGAATTCGGGGACCAACCGGATTATAATGCAAACAGCAGAGGTAAAAGGAAAAAGTTCAACAATAATGGCCCGAGAAAAAAACGAAAGCCCTCTCCTAAGAAATAA
- a CDS encoding OmpP1/FadL family transporter, which translates to MNKKFTVALLLAMCVTTYDLFAAGYQVLLQGNRQLAMGNMGVGIKPDAASVFWNPGAIGFLQQNSVMLGGNILNSKIQYVDSQNPNSAYKAETDNPLGFVPHLYGVWGPKNSNFKFGLGVYAPFGSSVKWEDNWKYSDLTQEITLQAIYIQPTVSYKINDKLSVGGGFIFTIGSLDLQRTANQISPDASVTLKGDAELSVGYNLGVMYRPLEELRIGLSYRSEVDVKVENGDVETSGFPPYVPFPGKFDGALPLPSTLSLGVSYDVIDKLTIGAEVSLVGWSAYKELDITLKTDSSTISQKAPRNYKDAWIYKFGAEYRLKDWIALRGGIYYDSSPVRAGYMSAETPDVNRLNATAGVGIKATENFIIDVAVMWINGFERTQTLEEVESAGTYGEVPIGTFDQRGFTGGITLSYNF; encoded by the coding sequence ATGAACAAGAAATTTACAGTAGCGTTATTGTTGGCGATGTGCGTCACCACTTATGATTTGTTCGCTGCTGGCTACCAAGTTCTTTTGCAAGGTAACCGTCAGCTAGCAATGGGTAACATGGGAGTGGGAATCAAGCCGGATGCGGCTAGTGTTTTTTGGAACCCGGGAGCAATAGGTTTTTTGCAACAAAATAGCGTCATGCTCGGGGGGAATATTTTGAATTCAAAGATTCAATATGTGGATTCGCAAAATCCTAATAGTGCGTACAAAGCAGAAACTGATAACCCATTAGGTTTTGTGCCGCATTTATATGGAGTTTGGGGACCAAAGAATTCTAATTTTAAATTTGGCTTAGGTGTATATGCTCCATTTGGATCCTCTGTAAAGTGGGAGGATAATTGGAAGTATTCTGATTTGACTCAAGAGATTACATTGCAAGCTATTTATATCCAACCAACGGTTTCATATAAAATCAATGATAAATTGAGTGTTGGTGGTGGATTTATTTTTACAATTGGCTCGCTTGATTTGCAAAGAACAGCTAACCAAATCTCGCCGGATGCTTCAGTAACTCTTAAGGGTGATGCGGAGCTTAGTGTAGGCTATAACTTAGGGGTTATGTATCGTCCGTTGGAAGAGTTGAGAATTGGGTTGTCATACCGATCGGAAGTTGATGTTAAAGTTGAAAATGGAGATGTGGAAACTTCGGGATTTCCTCCTTATGTGCCTTTTCCAGGAAAGTTTGACGGAGCGTTGCCATTGCCTTCTACATTATCACTCGGAGTTAGTTATGATGTGATTGATAAATTGACTATTGGAGCGGAGGTTTCTTTGGTAGGTTGGAGCGCTTATAAAGAGTTGGATATAACTTTAAAAACGGACAGTAGCACTATATCGCAAAAGGCTCCGAGAAATTATAAGGATGCTTGGATATATAAGTTTGGCGCTGAGTATAGATTGAAAGATTGGATTGCATTGCGCGGCGGAATTTATTATGATTCAAGCCCTGTAAGAGCAGGCTATATGAGTGCGGAAACACCGGATGTTAACAGATTGAATGCAACTGCAGGGGTCGGAATCAAAGCGACTGAAAACTTCATCATTGATGTTGCAGTCATGTGGATCAATGGATTTGAAAGAACTCAGACCTTGGAAGAGGTGGAGAGTGCTGGGACTTATGGTGAAGTGCCTATTGGAACATTTGACCAAAGAGGTTTTACAGGAGGTATTACTTTGTCGTATAATTTTTAG
- the purD gene encoding phosphoribosylamine--glycine ligase, with the protein MNILVLGSGGREHAFATKLNQSEICDELFVAPGNAGTASIAQNIAISPENFDSVAKFAIENNIEMIVVGPEAPLVAGVRDYFESNEQLKNIKIVGPGKLGAQLEGSKDFSKEFMEEFDIPTARYKTFTQANIDEALAYIDTMTAPVVLKADGLAAGKGVIIAETLDEAKDSIKEMLLEQKFGEASSKVVIEEFLKGIELSVFVLTDGKDYIILPEAKDYKRIGEQDTGLNTGGMGAVSPVSFAPGEFIDKVENKVVKPTIKGLQARNIDYVGFIFIGLMNVDGEPFVIEYNVRMGDPETQVVLPRITSDFGKLLWDTASKKLGDSEYETDPQIATTVVMVAGGYPESYAKGKEISGLESTSQAEIFHAGTKIQDGNIVTNGGRVLAITGKGENLQEALKNSYDTVNNISWEDVYFRKDIGQDLLKLEK; encoded by the coding sequence ATGAATATACTTGTATTAGGCTCAGGAGGAAGAGAGCACGCTTTTGCCACAAAGCTCAACCAAAGCGAAATCTGCGATGAACTATTTGTAGCACCAGGCAATGCGGGAACAGCTTCAATAGCTCAAAACATTGCCATATCGCCTGAAAATTTTGATAGTGTTGCCAAATTCGCGATCGAAAACAATATCGAAATGATCGTAGTTGGCCCTGAAGCTCCTCTAGTTGCTGGGGTAAGAGATTATTTTGAATCCAACGAACAACTTAAAAACATCAAAATCGTCGGCCCTGGAAAGCTAGGCGCTCAACTTGAAGGAAGCAAAGACTTCTCCAAGGAGTTCATGGAAGAATTTGACATTCCTACCGCTCGCTACAAGACATTCACTCAAGCGAACATAGACGAAGCGCTCGCTTACATCGATACTATGACAGCTCCTGTAGTGCTTAAGGCTGACGGCCTAGCCGCAGGTAAAGGTGTAATCATAGCTGAAACTCTAGATGAAGCCAAAGATTCAATTAAAGAAATGCTTTTGGAGCAAAAATTCGGTGAAGCAAGCTCTAAAGTTGTCATAGAAGAATTTCTAAAAGGAATTGAATTATCAGTTTTTGTTCTTACTGACGGAAAGGATTACATCATCTTGCCGGAAGCTAAAGATTACAAAAGAATCGGCGAACAAGACACTGGACTGAACACTGGTGGAATGGGTGCTGTTTCTCCTGTGTCATTTGCTCCGGGAGAATTTATCGACAAAGTAGAAAATAAAGTGGTAAAACCTACAATCAAAGGGCTTCAAGCTAGGAATATTGATTATGTGGGCTTTATTTTCATCGGCTTGATGAATGTTGACGGAGAACCATTTGTAATAGAATACAATGTCAGAATGGGTGATCCAGAGACGCAAGTTGTCCTGCCTAGAATCACTTCGGATTTTGGAAAACTGCTTTGGGATACTGCGTCTAAGAAACTAGGCGACTCTGAATATGAAACTGATCCTCAAATAGCTACTACAGTAGTTATGGTCGCTGGCGGCTACCCTGAATCTTACGCCAAAGGCAAAGAGATCTCTGGCTTAGAATCAACAAGTCAAGCTGAAATTTTCCATGCAGGAACAAAGATCCAGGATGGAAATATTGTCACTAATGGCGGACGTGTTTTAGCCATCACAGGAAAAGGTGAAAACCTTCAAGAAGCGCTAAAAAATTCATATGATACTGTAAACAACATTTCATGGGAAGACGTTTATTTCAGAAAAGATATAGGGCAAGATCTTCTAAAACTTGAGAAATAA
- a CDS encoding Do family serine endopeptidase — translation MNKKTIILSVLLSAMIGGLAGVGGFIFMNQGNQQSSQLDKPIASHATKNVSLTSLPQNGGALVPEDLNFVKAASKTLTGVVHIKTYFGTKGGNSRANQQRNPLEEMFPGFRFFYPDQPRQQKRGEASGSGVILSEDGYIATNNHVVEDGDEIEVVLNDKRTFKAKVIGTDPGTDLALLKIDADGLDFIPFGNSEQIQVGEWVLAVGNPFNLTSTVTAGIVSAKGRNINILSGQYTIESFIQTDAAVNPGNSGGALVNLRGELVGINTAIASPTGSYSGYAFAIPSSIIHKVISDLKEYGVVQRAVLGVQIQNLNSELAKEHDIKSLNGVYVADVVEGGAAEEAGLQGGDVITAINGVSVNNVAELQEQIGTNKPGDKVVVDYTRDNKKRSTEVTLKNIIGETKVVKYSSTFELKGATFANISSSTAEKLGIDGGIEVVKIGNGPWKQAGIQKGFIITSVDREPVKDIKEFVQTLKYVRGGGVLIEGIYEDGTRAYYGIGLR, via the coding sequence ATGAATAAAAAGACTATAATATTATCCGTATTGTTGTCGGCCATGATTGGAGGTTTGGCTGGTGTTGGAGGTTTCATATTCATGAATCAAGGGAATCAGCAAAGTTCCCAATTGGATAAGCCTATCGCATCTCATGCAACAAAGAATGTATCCTTGACGAGTCTTCCGCAAAATGGCGGGGCTTTGGTGCCTGAAGATTTGAATTTTGTGAAGGCGGCATCCAAAACATTGACAGGAGTTGTGCATATTAAGACTTACTTTGGGACAAAAGGCGGCAACTCCAGAGCTAATCAACAAAGAAATCCATTGGAAGAGATGTTTCCTGGTTTTAGGTTTTTTTATCCTGATCAGCCAAGACAGCAAAAGCGAGGAGAAGCATCAGGTTCAGGTGTGATTCTTTCCGAAGATGGTTACATTGCAACTAATAATCACGTTGTGGAAGATGGCGATGAGATTGAAGTGGTGTTGAACGATAAGCGAACTTTTAAAGCTAAAGTCATAGGAACTGATCCGGGAACGGATTTAGCTTTGTTGAAAATTGATGCGGATGGCTTGGATTTTATTCCATTTGGAAATTCAGAGCAAATTCAAGTTGGAGAATGGGTATTGGCAGTTGGAAATCCATTCAATTTGACTTCAACAGTGACTGCGGGTATTGTCAGCGCTAAAGGTAGAAATATAAATATACTTAGTGGACAATATACGATTGAATCCTTCATTCAAACAGATGCGGCAGTCAATCCGGGAAATAGTGGAGGAGCATTGGTGAATCTTAGAGGCGAGTTGGTTGGAATTAATACGGCGATTGCTTCTCCTACAGGTTCATACAGCGGATATGCATTTGCTATTCCTTCATCGATAATTCATAAAGTTATTAGTGACTTGAAGGAGTACGGAGTAGTGCAAAGAGCTGTTCTGGGAGTTCAAATTCAAAATCTTAATTCTGAGTTGGCTAAGGAGCATGATATCAAAAGCTTGAATGGTGTGTATGTTGCTGATGTGGTAGAAGGTGGAGCGGCTGAAGAAGCTGGTTTGCAAGGCGGTGATGTGATCACAGCTATCAATGGTGTCTCTGTAAATAATGTTGCTGAGCTTCAAGAGCAAATAGGAACGAATAAGCCGGGTGATAAAGTGGTCGTGGACTATACAAGAGACAATAAGAAAAGATCTACGGAAGTTACTTTGAAAAACATCATAGGTGAGACCAAAGTGGTTAAGTACTCTTCAACATTTGAATTAAAAGGAGCTACTTTTGCCAATATTAGTTCATCAACGGCTGAGAAATTAGGCATAGATGGAGGTATCGAAGTAGTGAAAATAGGTAATGGTCCATGGAAGCAGGCAGGGATTCAGAAAGGGTTTATCATAACTTCAGTAGACCGTGAGCCTGTTAAGGATATTAAAGAGTTTGTCCAGACATTGAAATATGTTAGAGGTGGTGGAGTTTTGATTGAAGGGATATATGAGGATGGCACAAGAGCTTATTATGGAATAGGATTGAGATAG
- the recQ gene encoding DNA helicase RecQ: MAHSSLENIDQLSQKLKDIFGYGHFRGNQEAIIKNILDKKNTFVIMPTGAGKSLCYQLPAIMSEGTALVISPLIALMKNQVDQMNALGINAKVLNSTLSKSELNKVRQEVAKGDTKLLYVAPESLTKEENIDFLQKVNISLAAIDEAHCISEWGHDFRPEYRKIKSILGCLGDMPIVALTATATPKVQLDIQRNLHMEDADVFKSSFNRKNLFYEVRPKKNIKKQLLRFINEHKSEAGVIYCLSRKKVEEISEFLTVNGIKALPYHAGMESGVRMKNQDAFLNEDADVIVATIAFGMGIDKPDVRFVVHYDTPKSLEGYYQETGRAGRDGLSAYCLMFYSYNDILKLEKFNKDKPFTERENAKILLEEMAAYAESAVCRTNQLMHYFGEHFEGNCGFCDNCKNPKELIEAQEMISLALKAISLTNEKFGINHLVNILRGSENQYVLSYNHNELDIYGQGKDISLDLWKSVFRNCILLELAIKDIEHIGVIKLSDKGKAFLKQPHSIKIPKDHDYSCEVAEEEMDDTNTQPKAGHDTVLFDILKKLRKTVADQMELPPFVVFQDPSLEEMATIYPTTKEELLRINGVGNGKARKFGKYFLEAIKKYVEENNIETATDVLMKSTVNKSKTKIFIIQQVDKKVDLEELANSRSLSFSDLVSELEHICYSGTKLSLDYYLDEIIDEEAQDDIFDYFMNAESDKISLALEEYGDEFTEDELRLMRIKFLSEYAN, from the coding sequence ATGGCACATAGCTCATTAGAAAATATTGACCAACTCTCCCAAAAGCTGAAAGACATTTTTGGCTATGGACATTTCAGAGGTAATCAAGAAGCCATCATTAAGAACATACTTGACAAAAAAAATACTTTTGTCATCATGCCTACAGGGGCAGGCAAATCACTTTGCTACCAATTGCCAGCGATAATGAGCGAAGGCACTGCTTTAGTGATTTCTCCGTTAATCGCTCTTATGAAAAATCAAGTGGACCAAATGAACGCTTTAGGCATCAATGCCAAAGTGCTCAACTCGACACTTAGCAAGAGCGAACTAAATAAAGTAAGACAAGAAGTCGCTAAAGGAGATACTAAACTTTTATACGTTGCTCCCGAGTCGCTTACAAAAGAAGAAAATATCGACTTTCTTCAAAAAGTGAACATATCCTTGGCTGCGATCGACGAAGCGCACTGCATCTCCGAATGGGGACATGATTTTCGTCCCGAATATAGAAAGATTAAAAGCATATTAGGTTGCTTAGGGGATATGCCTATTGTTGCATTGACAGCTACGGCAACTCCAAAGGTCCAACTTGACATTCAAAGAAATCTGCATATGGAAGATGCGGATGTGTTTAAATCTTCCTTTAACAGAAAAAACCTCTTCTACGAAGTAAGACCGAAGAAAAATATAAAAAAGCAACTGTTAAGGTTTATCAACGAACATAAATCGGAAGCAGGTGTCATATATTGCTTAAGCAGAAAAAAAGTAGAAGAAATTTCGGAATTTCTTACTGTCAACGGCATCAAAGCGCTGCCTTACCATGCGGGAATGGAAAGCGGCGTGAGAATGAAAAATCAAGATGCTTTCCTTAATGAAGATGCTGATGTCATTGTCGCGACGATAGCCTTTGGCATGGGCATTGACAAGCCTGACGTAAGATTCGTTGTGCATTACGACACGCCAAAATCCTTGGAAGGATATTATCAAGAAACAGGCAGAGCGGGCAGGGATGGCTTATCAGCCTATTGTTTGATGTTCTACAGCTACAATGACATATTGAAGCTTGAAAAATTCAACAAGGACAAGCCTTTCACAGAAAGAGAAAATGCCAAAATACTGCTTGAGGAAATGGCTGCTTACGCGGAGTCAGCTGTATGCAGAACCAACCAATTGATGCATTATTTTGGTGAGCATTTCGAAGGAAATTGCGGTTTTTGCGATAACTGCAAAAACCCAAAAGAACTCATCGAAGCTCAAGAAATGATATCTTTAGCATTAAAAGCCATTTCTCTCACAAATGAAAAATTCGGCATCAACCATTTAGTCAATATTCTTAGAGGCTCTGAAAATCAATATGTGCTTAGCTACAATCATAATGAGTTGGATATTTATGGCCAAGGCAAAGACATTTCATTAGATTTGTGGAAATCTGTTTTCAGAAACTGTATTTTGCTTGAATTAGCGATTAAAGACATTGAGCACATTGGTGTTATAAAACTATCCGACAAAGGAAAAGCTTTTCTAAAACAACCTCATTCAATCAAGATCCCAAAAGACCACGATTACTCGTGCGAAGTCGCTGAAGAAGAAATGGATGACACCAACACACAACCAAAAGCTGGACATGACACTGTTCTTTTCGATATATTGAAAAAGCTTCGCAAAACAGTCGCGGATCAAATGGAACTTCCTCCATTTGTTGTCTTTCAAGATCCTTCACTAGAAGAAATGGCGACTATTTATCCTACAACAAAGGAGGAGCTGTTGAGAATCAATGGTGTTGGAAATGGAAAGGCCAGAAAATTCGGAAAGTACTTTTTGGAAGCTATCAAAAAATATGTCGAGGAAAACAATATAGAAACGGCCACGGATGTCTTGATGAAATCCACAGTCAACAAATCCAAGACTAAAATTTTCATCATCCAACAAGTGGACAAAAAAGTTGACCTTGAGGAGCTTGCTAATTCCAGAAGCTTATCGTTTTCTGACTTGGTATCAGAGCTGGAGCATATTTGCTACTCAGGCACCAAACTCAGCCTTGACTATTATCTGGATGAAATCATAGACGAAGAAGCGCAAGACGATATTTTCGATTACTTCATGAATGCTGAAAGCGACAAAATATCACTTGCCCTTGAAGAATATGGAGATGAATTCACAGAGGATGAATTAAGACTTATGAGAATCAAGTTTCTTTCAGAATACGCAAACTAA
- a CDS encoding SpoIIE family protein phosphatase codes for MVILDKIVNYFISSETSMTEEEFQKRKFLLYTVLTTFFLSIVYYVFLSYIDFDKGAQTMVFFIVMHIIFLILNKLNTSAWVIGNLFAFMSFSGFVIIGGFSSGISSAVIAWYISTIVSAYWYAGKSSGIFWSTLSICTVAGFFIAEIAGYEFQNEIPIQHRYLFSGIAFVGVMAYYLIVITTYEKWQNKAKNALEQKNDEILAFNEELMQQAEEIHAQKEQLYDYNKQLNASNQFITSSINSASRIQEAMLGEKESIINEFKSGFIFYLPKDIVSGDFYWFSCKGDCDIFVVGDCTGHGVPGAFMTIMAHNLLDKIINNWGIKEPKKILEELDKGVLNNFKNRESEKISEGMDLAVVCINYKMKKILFSGAKSPLFYYTPEGEFNIIQGSRYPIGSFHYQAKFFVEHEIDLVKGTKFYLFSDGYQDQFGGDKNSKYMKKRFRNFIKSISEYDLTKQHEMVVDEFYKWKRNYPQTDDIIISGFEIDTEKKILPKKDTQIPYATI; via the coding sequence ATGGTTATACTGGATAAAATTGTTAACTATTTCATCTCTTCGGAAACAAGCATGACCGAAGAGGAATTCCAAAAAAGAAAATTTTTACTCTACACGGTATTAACAACTTTCTTTTTAAGCATCGTATACTACGTTTTTTTGAGTTACATTGATTTTGACAAAGGAGCCCAAACAATGGTCTTCTTTATTGTCATGCATATAATCTTTCTAATTCTCAACAAACTAAATACATCGGCTTGGGTCATTGGAAACTTATTTGCCTTCATGAGCTTCTCTGGCTTTGTAATCATTGGAGGGTTTTCAAGTGGAATCTCTTCAGCAGTGATTGCTTGGTATATTTCCACTATTGTGTCAGCATATTGGTATGCAGGTAAAAGTTCGGGAATTTTTTGGTCCACGCTTTCCATATGCACTGTAGCGGGATTTTTTATCGCTGAGATCGCTGGTTATGAATTTCAAAATGAGATTCCCATACAGCATCGTTATCTATTTTCTGGAATTGCCTTCGTAGGTGTTATGGCATATTACCTTATCGTAATAACTACTTATGAAAAATGGCAAAACAAAGCTAAAAATGCCTTGGAACAGAAAAATGACGAAATTCTCGCCTTCAATGAAGAGCTAATGCAACAAGCCGAAGAGATTCATGCTCAAAAAGAACAACTATACGATTATAACAAACAACTTAACGCATCCAATCAATTCATAACTTCAAGCATTAATTCAGCAAGTAGAATTCAAGAAGCCATGCTTGGAGAAAAAGAGAGCATTATCAATGAATTCAAAAGCGGTTTTATCTTTTACCTCCCAAAAGATATTGTCAGTGGAGATTTTTATTGGTTTTCATGCAAAGGCGATTGCGACATATTCGTAGTCGGTGATTGCACGGGACACGGGGTTCCTGGAGCATTCATGACTATTATGGCTCATAACCTTTTAGACAAAATCATCAACAACTGGGGTATAAAAGAGCCTAAAAAAATACTTGAAGAGCTTGACAAAGGAGTCCTGAACAATTTCAAAAATCGAGAAAGCGAAAAAATCAGTGAAGGAATGGACTTGGCCGTTGTTTGTATTAATTACAAAATGAAAAAGATCCTTTTCAGTGGAGCAAAAAGCCCTCTGTTCTATTATACTCCCGAAGGAGAATTCAATATTATACAAGGCTCTAGATATCCAATAGGCAGCTTTCACTACCAAGCCAAATTCTTTGTGGAACATGAGATAGATTTAGTAAAAGGAACTAAATTTTATCTATTTTCAGACGGATATCAAGATCAATTCGGTGGAGACAAAAACTCCAAATACATGAAAAAAAGATTCCGAAATTTCATCAAATCCATTTCAGAATATGACTTGACTAAACAACATGAAATGGTCGTTGATGAGTTCTATAAATGGAAACGCAATTACCCGCAAACCGACGATATTATCATATCAGGTTTTGAAATTGACACTGAAAAAAAAATATTGCCTAAAAAAGACACACAAATACCTTATGCGACAATATAG
- a CDS encoding DUF3124 domain-containing protein, producing MKRIFCLLFSTILFLQSCDKPSSTSGNIASNNENKNVEFQPESNSTLITPTEATFYVPAYGHLFHREGKENQKIQLGILLSIRNTDPFFPIEVKEITYYDSKGKSIKKLIQKKITIDAMSTEEYYIPENDLSGGAGANFIVRLDHEKDSNDPLIQTVMISTKSNQGISFVCDGIKIK from the coding sequence ATGAAACGCATATTTTGCTTACTTTTTTCAACTATCCTTTTCTTACAAAGCTGCGACAAACCATCCTCCACGTCAGGCAACATTGCTTCCAATAATGAAAACAAGAATGTAGAATTCCAACCTGAATCCAATTCGACTCTGATCACACCTACAGAAGCGACTTTCTATGTTCCTGCATATGGACACCTTTTCCATAGGGAAGGCAAAGAAAATCAAAAGATTCAATTAGGCATACTTCTTAGTATCAGAAACACAGATCCTTTTTTCCCTATTGAAGTGAAAGAAATCACCTATTACGACTCTAAAGGAAAAAGTATCAAAAAACTCATCCAAAAGAAAATAACCATTGATGCCATGTCGACTGAGGAATACTATATTCCAGAAAATGATCTTAGCGGAGGAGCTGGCGCAAACTTCATTGTCAGACTTGACCATGAAAAAGATTCAAATGATCCTCTGATACAAACTGTCATGATTAGCACCAAATCCAACCAAGGTATTTCCTTTGTCTGCGACGGTATAAAAATAAAATAA